A part of Vigna radiata var. radiata cultivar VC1973A chromosome 11, Vradiata_ver6, whole genome shotgun sequence genomic DNA contains:
- the LOC106777434 gene encoding uncharacterized protein LOC106777434 codes for MAQTRNEVTITEKLLATKSSSYSTNLWDCGSTLYDSFELNSFNRQLHSAIAKSPITRTLSMPHLPERSLHAFPVQPPPPSIAMPRKFFNFSRSFHKLIRSVFKSYNKTSTTSFSFQVPEKYSKERFYVVYDKSGTVLSTIPEVPEFEIGALSPEISSHVRRSASERLITTNRFVLDLI; via the coding sequence ATGGCTCAAACAAGAAACGAGGTAACCATTACGGAGAAACTTTTAGCGACGAAATCATCCTCGTATTCTACCAATCTTTGGGACTGTGGCAGCACGCTCTACGATTCATTTGAGCTCAACTCCTTCAATCGTCAACTCCACTCCGCCATAGCTAAATCCCCTATAACTAGAACGCTTTCCATGCCTCACTTACCGGAGCGTTCGCTTCACGCGTTTCCGGTTCAGCCTCCTCCACCTTCCATCGCCATGCCACGAAAGTTCTTCAACTTCTCTCGCTCCTTTCACAAACTCATTCGCTCCGTTTTCAAGTCCTACAATAAAACCTCCACCACCAGTTTCAGTTTCCAAGTGCCGGAGAAATACTCCAAAGAGCGCTTCTACGTGGTTTATGATAAATCTGGAACTGTTCTCTCCACCATCCCCGAAGTTCCAGAGTTTGAGATCGGTGCACTCTCGCCGGAGATCTCTTCCCACGTCAGAAGGTCAGCTTCGGAAAGGTTAATTACCACAAATCGCTTTGTTTTAgatcttatttaa